Genomic segment of Drosophila takahashii strain IR98-3 E-12201 chromosome X, DtakHiC1v2, whole genome shotgun sequence:
tttgaacagataacaaaatttgctataaatccatataacccgtgtgattttggaaaaataaaattttcgccaatttttaatttttttataagggggtaccccatgattttttgcgaaaaattaagaTTAAGTAAAatctcaaggtttaaatgccaatcgttaggaaatttaataacgagttcagaaaggtatgacaatccatactttatatcagtattttttttgttttagcgaaaaaaccggttttgttttttttttcgaaaatcggaattttagtttttgacaaaaattggattttttttgttggtttttttgctgtaacttggccaaaaatggtcctacacaaaaaataaatactgttttgaacaaataactaaataataaataaatccatgacactttctaggtgatcttgaaaaaataaaattttcgtcaattttcaatttttttataagggggtacatcatgattttttgcgaaaaattaaaaataaattaatggtcaaggtttaaatgccaatcgttaggaaatttaataacgagttcagaaaggtatgacaatccatactttgaatcagtatttgctttgttttagcgaaaaaaactgctttgttttagcaaaaaaccggttttttttttgttttggaaattcaggatttcagtttttgacaaaaattggaataacttaaatataacttaatttaagatccataattgtatttttatttcaggttaattttctattttgaattcatttcgaatttgtAAATTTCCAGCTTGCAGCCTGTTTTCACTGAATAACCATCGTATGCAAAGTTTTttacactgataaaaaaatattatttgaatttaaatttaaaaatattctttaaaaaattcaaacaaaatatgtttgtctaagaattttattttaaatttagaacactatgaaatataaaataattacctaaaactatatttgttttagatcAATTTGCCCCATTAAAGAACGCACTCTTTtgaattcatttcgaatttgtaaatttatttcaaatttattagcttatttcgattttgtgtttttgcggGGTCGTCCCGCTTCGATTTCATTTAGTTATAAATAGTAGTACATAATTTTCACTTTGAATATTACATACTCGCGCAACTTTAATTCTTAGAATCCcgatgtttcttttttttttggggagtTTTGGGTATATATTGCATAGGCATTGGCATATGCATATGCGGTGCGGGATGTGTGTTCATATACAGATTGAtgtattatataataataactcGTTGCCTATCAACTAAGCCTAAGCGTAATTTCAGAAATGTTTCTTCAAAGGATAAATGTGTACAtatcgtatatatatatgtatataaattacAGTATGCCAGCGCATAGGTAACTATACAAAACGGGGGGGGAAAAGCACaattgattaattaattaattaactatGTATAAAAAGGGACTTCTGGTGGCGTAGGAAGGATCAAGGATCAAAGGTCGGAGTATTGTCAATTATCGATGGTTCTACTTTTCCTTTGTGCAAAAAAACAAGCTTAACAAATTccgaataataaataacaaagcAGTAACAAGGGAGAGCGACCGGAAAATAAAGAATCGTTACATGCGCGCGGGGTTGTGTGTTAAATTTAGTttcgtaaaataaataaattagtttagaTTTTAGGATCTGATTCAAACTGGAACTTTCGACTGGGATTTTCGGGGACAGGAGGACTCGTCTAAGCTAGTTTACAATTACTTTAAGTTCAGTCGTCGCTAGTTTGGCAGCTGAGGTGGCCGTGGTCTCGACTCCGCCTGGATCCTGGAGCGagttgctcctcctcctcctcctcggttTCCTGTGCTTCTCCTGCTGCGCTCCCTGTTGTCACTTTTCCGCCCCAAAGAGCCTGGCCAGACTGGCGTTCTGATTGCTATCCATGATGTCGCCGCTCGTCGTCGAGCTGCCCTTCGCGCCCTTGTGCATCGACTGCATTGGCGGCAGATTGGCTATCTGCACTTCGTGCCGGAACAATTGATTCACGCTGCGTCCCACCAGCTGAACGGTGAGCTTCTTGAAGATATCCTTCTTCGCACGATCCACTTTATTTCCCTTCACCGGCGCCACGGCGATCTTCTCATCGAACTTTTGTATATCCGCCGCATTTACACTGGGAATATGCTGCAACACCTCGCTGAGGATCGGGAACTGGGGACGCAGCAGCTCGTAGAACTGCACGCCCAGGGTGACGAGTCCCGACTGATTGGCCTCGTGCTGTCCATGCACTTGCATGCCCTGCAGAACGGCCGTAAAAGCGGTCACCGCCTTGTTCTCATCCATCAGCTTTTCGGCCGCGAGGAAACGCATCACGGGCGCTGCTATATTCACCGCCTTCATGCTGCACATTCCATCGTTCCAGGCGATCGCCTTTAGCAGGGTCATCAGCACATAGTTGCCGATCAGTCCGTTGCGCAGCAGTTTGCCTCCCAGATCGCTTATAATATCGGAAAGCAGGGCAGATTGACTGGCCCTTGACTGAGGTGCGCTGTCCATGGAATGCTCCTCGTTCTCCATGGCCACCGAATGGCTGTTGGCATTCGCGCCGGACGCCACATGATCCGCTCCAATTTGGCCGCCCACCAGGGCAATCTTTAAAACATCCAGGTATTCGCGAGTCAACGTGCGATTCAGCTGATCCTCCAGCACCTCCTGCGTGTCGTTGACCTCGCCATTCAGCTGACCACTCTCGTACAGCGAGGCTATGTAGATCCAGCGACGCGTCAGCCTTTCGCACATCAGGGGGGCTAAATGAGCAAAGAGCGGCACCAAAACACTGTCATAAAAGCTGGGCGGGCACGAGTAGACAAAGGGCTTGAAGAAGACCCGGATGATGGGACGCAATCGGTAGTCGGGCACCACATCCATGCGGCTAAAAACATTCGTTATAATGGCATCCGAGAGACCCAGCAGCTGGTAGAGATCCCTGCCCAGCGAAGGACCCGCGGAGCCCATCAGATGGTAACAGCCCTCGGTGATCATCATCATGAATGTCTGCATCTTTTCGAACGCCGTCGGTTCGCTGCGAATTGTGGCGTCCAGCGGATCGGTGGGCAGAGCACAGATGCCCATCAGCAGCTTCTTCTCGTGCTCCAGCATCCCGTGGATGCCGCGATAGCCTTCGGACAGGGCGAGCAAAGCCTCCGGAGCAAAGAGCTCGTTTAGCACTCGCATGAGACTAAGGACATGTGAGAGCAACGGCACCACATGCTTGGTGGCCGGATTGCGGCAAATGGGATTGCCCAGTTCCGTGCAGCCAATGACGAAGCCTCCACGCTGGGCGCGATCCGGATCATCCGGCCAGGTGCATCGTTTGACGACGCCCAAAACCACATGCAAAGCATCCAGCAGCCGCGAACGATTCTGCAGCGAGGGAGCTCCTTCCACCGCAAAGATGGGCGGCTTGTCCAGTCCCACGAAGCTCATAAAGTCCAGCGGCGACTTCAAAGCCTCGCCAAAGGCCAGCCACTCAGTGCGCTTGTCCCGCAAAATGTGCTCGATGAAGAGCGTCTGGCGCTCAAAGTCACAGAAATGATTCGAGATCAGTATCAACGCCTCCTGCAGCGTGGTGCGCATCAGGCGGCACAATTGATGCTGTCCCGGTTCCTTGAGCAGCAGCTCCACATGCCCGTTGATCTGCTCGAAAAcaggcagcaggagcagcggaTATTTGTGGGCCAGTTTGACCAACAGCGAGGCAGCATGACGCCTTAGATTCTTGGCCGACTTGGCCTGCACCTTCTCCAGTTCATTGGGTGGCTTCAAAACCAACGCTCTGAATATCTTGTCCAGCACGCGAGGCAGTAGACTTACGCCACTCATGGCCACACAATTGGTGGCCGTAATTTGGCAGGCGGACATGCTGAGAAAGACAAAGAGCGCCGAAATGCAGGAGAGGAGTATGGAGTAGATGAGCGGATTGATGGTCTCCAGCTTGAGGCAATCCTCCAGCAGTCGCAGACCAGCGGGCACCGAGGGCCGCTCGGCCACGAGGAGTATGCGACTGAGAACGCCATCCAGAACGCTCACCAAGGCATCCCATTCGAGGTAGACAGGATCCAGGACACTGCACGAAACACTGCCGCTCTTGACCTCCGCATCCGCCTCGGCGACGGCGTTGCGCAGGCGCTGCTGCAGCCACTGCTCGCAGTAGCCGTAGGTCACGAGCGGCTGAACGAGCGTGGCCAAACGGAAGATCTCCAGGAAGTCGGTGCGGCAGCGAAAGAAGTACAAAGCGAACTCCTCCTCGCTGTCGTACTCCAGGCGAATGTAGGCCTCCGTGGAGAGGCTGTTGGAGCTCCCGGAGGCGCTAGGATATGGCAGCTTCACGATACGCGGCGCAATCGTGTGTATGAGCTTGGGAATGTAGTTGACCATCGCGAAATCCTTCGAGCAGGGCTCGTGcttcagcagcagctgccAGATGAGCGCCGCTCCGTGCGCAACACTCAGCGAAGGATGCTGGGTGAGCAGCAGGAGGCATTCGAGCAGCACCTCCAGATGAACTGGCCGCTGGGTGGCATCATCCTTGCCCCACAGCGCCACCAACTGCTGAGCCATGCCGTTCAGAACCTGCAGCAGCTTCTTCAGAAAGTTGTGATGCTGTTCAATGGCCAGGGATGAACTAGAATCCGGTGGAATCTGACTCGCCTGGTAGATGTAGCGCAGCGGCTCCTCGTTGaacagctgcagcagcggctTCCTCTCCTTCGCCTGACCCTTGCGATTCGTGATCTGCGCCAGACACTCGGCCGCATTGCACTGGAATGCCTTGTCGTTGAGCAGAATGCACAGGAAGTGCATCAGCTTGCCGTTGCTGGACATGATGTGCTGAATGCTCACCCACTCGACGAAGCCGCTCAGCGTGAGCAGCACCATTTCGACGACCCGCGAATGGGCACTTGCCTTCGTCTCCCGAAAGGCGGTCACATGCTGCTCCACGAGCCGCAGGAAGAACTCAAAGATGTCGTTCATGTTGTTATTGAGTGCCTGGTACATGTCCTTGCGTCGCTGATTGGATTCGATGGTCTGGAGGAGAGCCACATCCTCCACGAGGCGCAGGAAGACCAGGAGAACGAGTTCCGTTTGGGCTTCTCCTTTAGTACAAGCTTGACTCAATTCGGGCAGCAAATCGGACCACTGCTGCGGCCACTCGCGCTTGATCATCTCCACAATGATCCGGGACAGGGCATCCTTGGTGGGCAGCAGGGTGCGATCCTCCGCGGGACCCACGCCCACATTCAGCATCTTGATGGCATTGTCCTTGATATACACCTTCTCCTCGTGCGTAATGCAGTTCCAGCGAAACTTGATTGTGTACTCGATCAGCTGGAGGCCAAAGTGACGCACCTGCTGATTGGACTGCGGCGAGCTGGCCAGGAATAGGCCCACCTGGGCGCACAGCGGCGACTCCTCCTTGAAGCGCTCGCAGGCCATGTAGGCCTCCAGACGCGCCTGCTGCTGGGTGTGCGGATGCATGATTAGATCCACGGCGGTGGCCAGTTCGGCGGCCAGAGCCTCGGTGCCTCCAAGCTGGGCCATCTCCTGGCTGCTGCTACTCCTCCTGCTGCCTGTGGAAGGAGGATATCCTGATGTATTCGGCAGGCAAAAGAGAGCACATGTTTGGcccacccccccccccccactcACCTCTTCTCGCCTAGCCTCTCGATCCCCGTTGCCAAAGATTAGGAGCGCTATCCAagtgtgcgtgcgtgtgtgtgtgtgtgcgaaatgcgaaatgcTCGAGAGTTCTGGTCGGGATTAATGCTGCTGGAAATAGTAATCCTTCACCCTCGGTAGCGCCTATTGCCTGGAGAACACAGCCGCGCGAGGGGGTGTCTCACATCTGAGGAGCATATAGATTAAGGGCCCGCTGCTAAAACGGCTTTTCCGGCTGGGTTGTTTTAGAACAATGTGCAGGCACAAATCGCACGGGTTGACAGGGTTGACAGGCGGCGCGCGGAAGTTGCCAGATCTGCAGGGCACTAACTGGGCGACTTTTACTGGGCTTTATAACTATGTAAATGAGTTAAATGCAACGCCTTCTATTTGCACTTAAGGCTGTCTTTGGGTTAAACTGTTTACCCTGGCGAACCGGCGAAATTTCTTACGAAACTCGCGCGATATTTTCGCAATCCTGTGGGGTTGCCAGACTGTTGGAGTATTGCCGGCACTGGAGGCACTCTAAATAAACttgataaatttataaaactaataaattaatttaaattactgaTAATTTatgggaaaaattaaataactaattataattaatagaCTTGCTAATCCCCGTAGACGTTTCACAACACTGCCTAAAAAGCGTGCAAACAAAACAACTTTTTCTGAGGTCACTTGTTAAATAAacttgataaatttaaatatttatttttttaatgaaaattacaaataatttgagggaaaaaccaaataattaattataaataatgaaCTTGCGAATCTCCCGCAGACgtttaacaacaatttttgCTGGAGTCACtctaaataaaatagataaattaaatatttaataatttaattaaaattactgataatttatagaaaaaaccaaatatttaattatatctaaTGAACTTGCGAATCCCCCTGCAGACGTTTCCCAACACTGCCCAAAAAGCGTGCAAACAAAACAACTTTTTCTGAGGTCAC
This window contains:
- the Ranbp21 gene encoding exportin-5 yields the protein MAQLGGTEALAAELATAVDLIMHPHTQQQARLEAYMACERFKEESPLCAQVGLFLASSPQSNQQVRHFGLQLIEYTIKFRWNCITHEEKVYIKDNAIKMLNVGVGPAEDRTLLPTKDALSRIIVEMIKREWPQQWSDLLPELSQACTKGEAQTELVLLVFLRLVEDVALLQTIESNQRRKDMYQALNNNMNDIFEFFLRLVEQHVTAFRETKASAHSRVVEMVLLTLSGFVEWVSIQHIMSSNGKLMHFLCILLNDKAFQCNAAECLAQITNRKGQAKERKPLLQLFNEEPLRYIYQASQIPPDSSSSLAIEQHHNFLKKLLQVLNGMAQQLVALWGKDDATQRPVHLEVLLECLLLLTQHPSLSVAHGAALIWQLLLKHEPCSKDFAMVNYIPKLIHTIAPRIVKLPYPSASGSSNSLSTEAYIRLEYDSEEEFALYFFRCRTDFLEIFRLATLVQPLVTYGYCEQWLQQRLRNAVAEADAEVKSGSVSCSVLDPVYLEWDALVSVLDGVLSRILLVAERPSVPAGLRLLEDCLKLETINPLIYSILLSCISALFVFLSMSACQITATNCVAMSGVSLLPRVLDKIFRALVLKPPNELEKVQAKSAKNLRRHAASLLVKLAHKYPLLLLPVFEQINGHVELLLKEPGQHQLCRLMRTTLQEALILISNHFCDFERQTLFIEHILRDKRTEWLAFGEALKSPLDFMSFVGLDKPPIFAVEGAPSLQNRSRLLDALHVVLGVVKRCTWPDDPDRAQRGGFVIGCTELGNPICRNPATKHVVPLLSHVLSLMRVLNELFAPEALLALSEGYRGIHGMLEHEKKLLMGICALPTDPLDATIRSEPTAFEKMQTFMMMITEGCYHLMGSAGPSLGRDLYQLLGLSDAIITNVFSRMDVVPDYRLRPIIRVFFKPFVYSCPPSFYDSVLVPLFAHLAPLMCERLTRRWIYIASLYESGQLNGEVNDTQEVLEDQLNRTLTREYLDVLKIALVGGQIGADHVASGANANSHSVAMENEEHSMDSAPQSRASQSALLSDIISDLGGKLLRNGLIGNYVLMTLLKAIAWNDGMCSMKAVNIAAPVMRFLAAEKLMDENKAVTAFTAVLQGMQVHGQHEANQSGLVTLGVQFYELLRPQFPILSEVLQHIPSVNAADIQKFDEKIAVAPVKGNKVDRAKKDIFKKLTVQLVGRSVNQLFRHEVQIANLPPMQSMHKGAKGSSTTSGDIMDSNQNASLARLFGAEK